GTGTGCGTGACCAGATCGGAGAAAGAATCAAACAATTTGCAGAGACTGGAGAATAGTTAACGGGTGAAGCAACCCAATTTACTTAGGGTATTTTACGACAGGCCATTTCACTTTTCGTAAAGCATTCATAACCTCTGGTCCTACGTTCAGGTTACTTTGAACCAATTCATGGGGAGTTAGAGCCATCCATTGGTTCAGAGATACATCGGCAAATCGGTCACTTTTAAACATTTCAAGGAACCATAAGGAGTCGTCGCCTGTATTCTGAATATAATGTCCAAATGCAAAAGGGACATACCCGACATCGCCTGCTCTGTAATTGAAGGTACGTGCTACACCATTTCCAGCAAACACGGTCATGCGTCCTTTTCCAGCAAGATAATATTGCCATTCATCGTTATTCGGATGCCAGTGAAGCTCTCTCATCCCACCGGGTTCAATTTCTACTAATGCGGCAGCGACGGTTTTGGAGATCTGAAAGTTACTAGAATCGACAATTCTAACGCTCCCGCCGGGAGTCTTTAGCGGAGGTTGAGCCAGTAACGAATGTTTAAAGCTTTGCGGGATCTCTCCGTATGGAGGTTCTACCTTCTGACTTTGCAATGAACCGGGAACCTGATCCTGATAAATATAGACCTGTTCGTTGGGAATGGAGTCAAATGCAGCAGCAGGCACCCCGAAGTTAGCCGAAAGCACTTCTTTCGGAGTATGGGCAAACCAATCGGAAATGGACAAGGTATTCAGATCAGAAAAACTTCCATCGTCGAATACAAGCAGAAACTCACAGCCTTCTTCAAGACCTTGTATAGAGTGGGGGATACCCGGGGGGAAATACCATAGGTCACCAGGTCCTACATCTGCTATGAAGTTTCGACCATTTTGATCCACCGCTGTAATTCGAGCTCGACCTAACAGCATATAGGACCATTCTGCTTGTTGGTGCCAATGGAGTTCACGTACTCCGCCAGGGGTTAGGCTCATGTTTACGCCAGCTAGTGTTGTGGCGATGGGGAGGTCTCTGACCGTCACCTCTCTCGACCAGCCACCATGATTAAGCTGCATATGCGCATCGGAGAAAGAGAATTTTAAATTAGGGACGAGACCGGCATCGGTCACGGGAGGGACAAACATGTCCGGATTCTCCAAATCCCGCATAATATCACGTGGTCCTTTATCTAATCCCCCTGCGCCATCGCTTCGAATGGGCTGGGGGATATTTGTCTTTCTTGGCGAATCCTGTCCAGCATCGGTCATCCATCGTACTCCTTTCTTGATTCTAAATAACTCAATGAAAATATATGCGGAATCCTGTCTTTTATGATGAATAGCAAACGTGAAACAAGTTGACATGCGTAAAGGGATCATTGATTATTACTTATATAGGTGAAGGTTCTAGACGGAGTAGAGAGGGAGAGAGGTTTAGATGAATCATATTAAGGAGTCCTTACAACGATTAGGGAAGATAAGAGCATATGTCATAGGTCTATTAGTGATCCTGTTCGCCGCGGGTTCTGCGGTTACACCTACATCGGTGTCGGCGGCTGTCCAGTTAGGGACTCAGATAATGCCACTGTCATACGGGGGGTATTACGTCCTTTTTCCAGGTAAACTCGCTCCTTATTTTAAATCAGGTAAATTAATGGTGCCGATTCGGGCGTTCTCGAGTGCGATTGGTGCAGAATTGCTCTATGACGCATTAACGAATAGTGTTACTGTTTCGCTACTGGATCGATCGGTTGGGAAGATTAAAGCAGGGCAGCTAGAGGCAGAATTTAATGGGGAGACAGAAGATTCATTAGGGATCGCCCCAGAGATTAAGGATGGAATCCTGTTTGTTCCAGCATCCCCTATTCTAGAGGGGTTAAAGACATTTCGCTGGGAAACTCAGTTCAATAACGTGAATAAATTAACCCTTGGCATTGGCGCTAGGAAAGGGGAGGAATGGGCGAAGCCTGAGGCAGATCGTGCGCTTGCTCCTTATCCAGTGGAAACGACAGCACATCCTTATCCTTTATATCCTTTTGTGCTGACACAGGCTCAAGCTGGGAAAGACTACAGACTAACCTTAGGCGTGCAAAATACCTCCGGATTCGTCATCCCTGAAGGGAATGCGGAGCTGGAGCTGGTGAGTGTGGATCGTAAAGGGAATTCTTATCATCAAACGTTGAAGGGACCCGATTCGCTGACCTCCAAGGCAGCATCGTTATCTTTTTCCGTTTCCATTCCAGAAGAGGCTGAATACGTCATTTTTAGGTCACGTACATTGAGAGCGGATTAAGTATCATAGAGAGTTCTAACAAGATAGACAGAGAGCAGGTTAAGAAATAGATGACAGGTAATGAAGAACAGCGATATCGATTCAGTGAAGCACCCATTTGGGAATTGCAGCGGGCTTATTATGAAGAACAGGGATTAAAGGCTTGGAATAATGATCAGGTCCCGCAATATATTACGAGCAATCCTATGATTGCGACAGCATACGCAGAGATGATCTTCGGATTCCTGCAAGATCGGGCTGGACAAGGACATCTCTCTGAAACAGTTACCATACTGGAGCTGGGGGCAGGAGCGGGTCGATTAGCGTTCCATATCCTTAAGAAGCTATGCGAAATCATAGATTACGCAGGGACTCCGCTTCCTCCTTTTCGTTATGTGATGAGTGATTTACCCGCTAAAAATATAACCAGCTGGCAGCAGCACCCAAGCTTACTTCCATTCGTAAAGAAGGGGATACTGGATTTCGCACGTTTTGATGCTGTAGAGGATACTGAACTGCATTTAGTACACGCTAAGCTCAGCATTAGACCGGGTGATTTACAGCAGCCACTGCTGCTTGTAGCCAATTATTTTTTTGACAGTATCCCGCAGGAATTGATTTATGTGGATGAAGGAAAAATATATGAATGTGAGGTATCGATTCAGTATTCAGAGGAGGCAGATTCGGATAACCCCTCAGATGTACTCGGTACAATCATCCCGCAGTACCATTATCGCCGTGCGGCTAGTTACGAAGATCCGACCTACCCCTATCACGATGTTATAAAGCTCTACCAGCAGACGCTGGAGGATTCGCATATTCTGTTTCCAGTGGTGGGGCTTTCGTGTCTGGAGCGGCTTGCGAGGTTGTCTACAGAGGGGTTCGTACTCCTGACGGCGGATAAGGGAGATCACCGTATAGAGAATTGGCAATTTGCGGAGCCGCCGATGCTTATTCATCATGGAAGCTTCTCCTTAACGGCAAACTATCATGCGATTCAGCATATGTTGGACCAAAAAGGGGCGCACTCCTTATTTACCGCTCACCATTATAAAAACTTGAACATCGGATGTATTCTTATGCTGGATGCACCGATGAGCTATACGAACACTCGGTTAGGTTATAAACGGTTTATAGAGCGCTTTGGCCCGGATGATTTCTTCAGTATGAAGGAATGGATGGATCAGCAATTAGATACGATGGGGCTGCAGCAAATTTTGGCCTTTTGGCGCTTAGGTGGCTATGATGCAGAATGGTTTATCCATAGTGCTGAACAGATCTCGGAGCTGTTGCCGGATGCCAGTGATGAAGAAATGCTGGATCTTCAGCGTGGTATACAGTTGATGTGGACGGGCTACTATCCGATGGAACAGAGCTACGATCTATCGCTGGACGCTGGATTACTGCTGTATGAAATGGATAAGTTCGAGGAGGCGTTAGTCTACCTAGAGCGGTCTATGCATGCCAATACGGAAGATCCATTAGCATCTGTTCTTTATAGTATGGCGATTTGTAACTACGAGCTTGGAGCTGAAGCTGCTGCACTGGAATACGCGCATAAAGCTTTGGCTGTAGAGCCGGATAATGAAGTGGTTTTGGAACTGATAACGGCTCTGCGCGAGGAATAAAGCGTATGTTGAACTGTGACCCGAAAGATGGACACTTTGAAAAAAAGTGACCTCTTGCGAGTCACAGTTTTTTTAAAATCCTGTATCATTTCTTTTCTTTAATTAACAGGTTTGCCAGCTCTTGCGCATTCTTATCTTTTAAGTCCAGCATCTTTTCGCTATTGCTATCTTTAATGAGGAAGCCATTTTTAGTTTTGAAATCCATATAAAGGCTGAATCCGACGACTTCAGAATCAGCGTAAGTAACCGTCATTTGATAAGTTGGTGGACCACCCACATCAATAGCCCCGGGTACTTTTTTTGTAGTTCTTATAGTATCTTCGAAGATTTGAATGCTTTCACTGTCAGTATAAGTGATTTTCGTTGTTTCGGACACAAGGCTAACGCTGACGATCTCTTGCTTTGATCTGACTAATACAAATAATAAAATCAGCAAAATGATCAGCGAAAATGTAAGGATACTAATTCTTTTCATAAACTACCTCCAGAAATTGGAAACGACGTAACTTCACCAAATATATACCTCAATAATGGAATTTTCAATCTTTATTATCAATTAATAAGCACCATTTACACAGGACCATCTATTTGGTATCCTATACAAAATAATTAAACGCGATGACGAGAAGAGTAAATAAAATCATTCCTTCACAGAGAGCCCTGGATGATGAGAACGGGGTAAGGGATGTTTTATCGAAACAAGCCTCTGAGCGGCATATCGGAACCGGGCAAAGGGGATGGTATGACAGGAGCTCCTGTTATAGAGCTAGAGTATAAGCACTGCGTAACATGCATTGCCGTACTTGATGAGATTAATATGGCGACATATTAATGAACCTGGGGTGGTACCGCGAGAATTTCGTCCCCAAGACCATAAGTCTTGGAGATGAGGTTCTTTTTATTTTGCAGATCAATTATGCGGATATCACTTATAAACAGGAGGTAACACCAATGAACAACAATGGACCAGTAGTAATACCAGAAAGTTATATCGATAGATTAATTCAAGAAGAGCTCGAGGCTGGAACTTACAGTAGAGACATTTGCACCAGATTCCCACCGGAACCTAACGGATATCTCCATATTGGCAGTGCGTATGCCATTCACACGAACTATACGACTGCGAAGAAATATGGCGGGACATTTAATTTGCGGTTCGATGACACTAATCCTTTAAAAGAGGATCTGGAGTATGTAAATGCTATTCGCGAAGATATGCTATGGATGGGCTACCCACCGGACCATACTTTCTATGGATCAGACTATTCGGAAAAAATATACAATAGCGCAGTAATGCTAATCCGAAAAGGAAAAGCCTATGTCTGCGATTTATCACCTGAAGAGGTGACAGCTTATAGAGGTACGCTTACCGAGCCGGGAAAGAACAGTCCTTACCGGGAACGTTCTGTGGAAGAGAATTTGACCTTATTCACGGAAATGCGGAATGGAGTTTATCCGACTGGAGCCAGAGTATTACGCGCCAAAATAGATATGAGCTCACCTAATATCAATTTGCGTGACCCGATAATCTACCGGATCATCCATGCGGAGCATTATAGAACGGGCAACGATTGGTGCATCTATCCAATGTATGATTTTGCCCATCCTATTCAAGATGCTATCGAAGGGATTACACACTCCTTATGCTCGATTGAGTTCAAGGATCATCGACCACTGTATGAGTGGGTGCTGAATGAGCTGGATACCCCTGAGCCTCCAAAACAAAGGGAGTTTGGACGAGTAAACATCACTGGCGTCGTCACTAGCAAACGGTATATTAGACAACTGGTTACAGGACAATATGTGGACGGATGGGATGATCCAAGACTTCCAACACTTCGTGGACTGCGGAGAAGAGGTTTTACGCCTGAGAGTATTCGGAATTTTGTGAAGGAAATCGGATTTGTTAGACATAGCACCATTGTGGATATTGCCATGTTAGAGCATGCGCTTAGACAAGATTTGAAGGCGAAGGCTCCTAGCGTGATGGCCGTTCTCAAGCCCCTAAAAGTGGTCATTACTAACTATCCTGAGGATCAAAGCGAATGGCTGAAGATTGAGAATAACAGCGAGGATAAGACACTAGGGGAAAGAGAGGTTCCCTTTTCACGGACGCTCTATATTGAACAAGAGGATTTCATGGAGGAGCCGCCTAAAGGTTATCACAGGCTGACTATTGGTAATGAAGTAAGGCTGAAGGGTGCTTATTTCTTGAAGTGTAATGAAGTAATCAAGAATGAAGCAACCGGAGAAATCCTTGAGCTTCGCTGCACCTACGATCCGAGAACGAAGAGTGGAAGTGGATTTAATGAACGCAAGGTCAAGGCAACTATTCATTGGGTATCGGCAGAACATGCGATCAAAGCAGATGTTCATCTATACGAGCGGCTGCTAAAAGATAACGACGGACCTAAAGAAGACGATGAGGGCTGGGACGCGTATCTTAATCCAGATTCCTTAACAATTCTGAAGGATTGCTTGCTGGAGCCTTCCATGGAAAGTGCACTTCCAGAAGATAAATTTCAATTCATCCGGCATGGATTCTTCTGTGTGGATAAAAAGTATAGCACAGCTGATAAGCTGGTCCTGAATCGAATTGTACCGCTGAAGGACACATGGAAGAAAAATTCGTAATTCACAGCACATTCTTTCTCCACAACTTTTCTTTATGATAAAGAGGTCATATTGAATTCTAGGAGGTAATGCTATGAATTGGGCTTGGTTAGTCACTTTGATTTGTCCCTTAATGATGATATTTATGATGTTTGGACTGGGCGGGAAACACGGACATGGACATGGATCGAGAAAGCAAGCATCAGCTGATTATCAGGAGCTTCAGAAAGAGCTGAATGATCTGAAAATGCAGAACGAACAAATGAGAAAAGATATTCAAAGTTTAACTTCATAAAAGGGTCGTAATCATGGACTTAGGAGCTAAAGCTGGGCGAAGAACGGGTAATTCCGGATCATCGTCTAGCTTTTTTGTTGATCAGAAGTGTATAAGCATATGAAAATCATGAATGAAACATATTTACATTTTTCAGAAATGAGCATATACTTTAAATATAAGTTGCACAGAGGAAACTTTCATGTATATAGACAACTTTTTCTGGCATGAGGAGGAATTGAGATGTTAGAACAAACTTTAGTTGAACAACCACATATAAAACAACATAAGAACTCCATTTCAGCGCAAGCCGTACTTAATGGGGAGACAAAAGGAATAAAAAGATTACTTCCTTTCTTAGGCCCAGCATTTATCGCTGCTGTTGCTTATCTGGATCCAGGTAATTTTGCCACCAACATTACGGCGGGTTCAAAATATGGCTACCTCTTATTATGGGTGATAGTGGCCTCGAATTTAATGGCCGTTCTTATTCAGGCGTTATCCGCCAAGCTGGGTATTGCTACAGGCAAGAACTTACCTGAGATCGCTCATGATCGATTTCCGAAGAGTGTATCGATCTTCTTATGGATTCAAAGTGAATTGGTGATTATTGCAACGGATCTAGCGGAGTTTATCGGGGCGGCTTTAGGACTATATCTATTGTTTGATATACCTATGCTGCCTGCAGCAATGATCACTGCCGTTGGTTCTTTTGCTATCTTAGAGCTTCAGCGCCGGGGCTACCGCTCACTTGAGGCCGGAATTGCTGCAATGATTCTTATTGTCGTTTTAGCATTCGCATTTCAAGTTATTGTAGCTAAACCAGATATGGGTGCTGTTGCTGTAGGCATGTTTACACCCAAGTTTGAAGGGGTGGATAGCATCCTTTTGGCCGCAGGAATTCTAGGTGCAACAGTGATGCCACATGCGATTTATTTACATTCATCACTTACTCAGAATCGTATCGTAGGAGTAAATGAAGCGGAGAAGAAACAAATCTTTAAACTGGAATTCATAGATATTATCATTGCGATGATTATTGCAGGTGCAGTGAATCTGGCGATGGTGATTGTCTCGGCGGCATTGTTTTTCAAAAATGGGCTGGTGGTTGAGGATCTGGATGTCGCGTTTCAGCAATTTAGTCACTTAGCTGGGCCAGTAACAGCGATCTCGTTTGGGTTAGGACTACTTATTGCGGGACTATCGAGTTCGTCTGTAGGAACTATGGCTGGTGATGTCGTGATGCAAGGCTTCATCAACAAAAGAATTAACCTGTATTTACGTCGTGCGATTACGATTATTCCACCTTTGGCTATCATCGGCTTTGGTGTAAATCCAACGAAGGCACTCGTTATCAGTCAGGTGATCTTGTCCTTTGGGATTGCATTTGCCCTGGTACCACTGGTTATGTTTACAAGCAATCGTCAGATTATGGGCGGGTTAGTGAATCGTAAGATGACAGCTGCTCTTGGGTGGATCATCTCCGGTCTGGTTGTATCGTTAAACTTGTTTTTGGTCTATCAAATGTTTGTATAAGCGCAGCTAAAGAGCTCGGCTCACGGATCTCCTCAGGTCATACTTGAGGGATACCCTGGGCCGGGCTTTTTATATATGGATCCTGTTTTATTTAAAATAATCGGCTACGCCATCGGCGATCGCTTTAGCCGCTTTTTTCTGATAGGAGGACTTGCGGACAAGGGCCTCGTCTGTAGGATTGGTAAGAAATCCAAGCTCAACTAAAGTAGCTGGAATTCTATTCTCCCTCAGGATGTGGTAATCACCAAAGGACAACCCGTTGCTCTTTAGACCGATGCCTTGCCCCAGCCGGGTTTCAATCGACCGTGCCAGCCTCAGATCATCTGATTCGGAATAAAAGAAGGTTAGTGTCCCGGACACTTTTTTTGGAGAAGAATTATAATGTATGCTTACAAATGCATCTGCATTCAGCGCCTCACTCATCTGAACACGCCGAGCGAGCGTAGGCTTCTGATCTTCCCGAGTACGCGTCATCTCTACCCGTGCACCTTTAGCTACAAGGGCATCGCGAACATAAAATGCTGTTTGCAGATTCAAATCCTTTTCCATGGTGTTATATGTAGTGCCGAGCATCCCCGGATCACTGCCGCCATGACCAGGATCCACGACGATTAACTTTCCTCGCAGATTACCTGTGCGCGAGGTGGACTTTGTGCTGCTCGTGCTGCTTACTGAAGTGCCACTTCGAATATATTGCTCAGCGACCCATCCGATATTACCGTTAGCAGTTCGAATTCGTGCCCAATCGTTCTGATGAAGGAGAAGGGCAACCGTATCCTGAGCCTTTAAAGAACCGAGCACCTTATATTGTGTTCCCGGACCGCTTCGGATGCGCAAGGAGTCAGCTGTAACTGTAGCCTTTGTGGTTCTACTCGAAGCGCTGGTCGAGGTGGAGGTAGTACTGGTGTTGGAAGTAACAGATGTTCGAGAAGCGCTTGTTTGCTGGGAGTTGCTGTTCACCTTTTTAAGGTAATAGCCCGCTACCCAGCCAGAGGTGTTCCCCGTCTTAACCTTTAACCACCCGTGCTGATCCTCAGTAACAGTTACCTTTGCTCCGTTCTTAATAGATCCCACAACAGTTGCATTCTTTGCTGGCTCATTGCGTACATTTAAAGAACTCGCGTATACCTGAGCAGTATAACCACCCGTGGTTGTCTTAGCTTCAGCAGGTTGTGGCGCTGCCGTACCTAAAAGGCATGCCGCAAGTAGTGTGACACCTATCATTTTGTTCATAGTATCCTCGCTTTTTCAAAGTAGTCGTAATTTTTTACCCACTTTACGAGGTTTAGAATAATTTTTTTAGAAGTTTTTGAGAACTTGGCCTCTATTCCGGTGGTCTAAAGACTTGTATAATTATTACATATTGGAAAGGATGAAGGAGCACTGCCGTGACTAAACCAAAGCTATTCATTGGATCTTCCAGGGAATCCATACGTTATGCAAGAGCGATTCATGAGCAGCTGAAGAGGGATGCTGAAGTACATCCTTGGTATGCCAATGCCTTTCGTGCGAATGAATATACGATGGAGGCACTGGAGAGAAATTTGGATGAAAGTGATTTTGCTGTATTTGTGTTCTCGCCTGATGATGTCGCCAAAATACGCGGTAAATTTTATTATGTGACCCGCGATAATACGGGATTTGAGATGGGTTTGTTTTGGGCTAGATTACGACGCAGTCGTGTGTTTTGCCTAGTTCCAGACCAGGTTACTGCCCGTGACGATTTGATCCCTGGAGAAAACGTGGAAGAGTATCATCTGCTATCTGATTTGTCTGGGATTACGTCTTTAGAGTATGAAGTGCATCATGATAATCCTACGGCTGCTGTGGATGTAAGCTGTGGTAAGATTATCGATAGTATTCAAGAGCGCGGTAGATTTAGTGACCCGGTTAAAGATTTAGAGCAGCTAAAGATGGATTTAAGGCGCAAAGAGAGTATCCTTCATTTTTTTTGGCAATATAATAGTAATGTGACCATCTCTGGAGATGGAGAGAAGTATCACGCACTCAGTGAGGCGATACGCAATTCCTTTTTACCTCCGAAGCATTGTCGTGTGATCGGTGCTGCTATCTGGCAGGCTCAAGAGAACGAACGGCTTGTGCAGGTGGGGGGGAATGTCGGACGTGGTCACTCTTATTCCTTAACAGTAACGAAAGAGAATGAGAAGCAGCCTAGTGTGGTGGATGCATTTTTATCGAGTAAATGGACTTTTTTTCAACGCACGGAAGTTGCGGAGGTATATATCCTATGCTATCCTCTAGGTAAGAAGTATGTTCTTTCCGTACATTTTTCAGGAAGTGATGGATTATCTGCGGATGGTCTTAAGGCGGTAGTTGGGAATAATCAGGATTTATTCCGTACCATCAATCATTTAGTAGGGGAGGATTCAGCATGAAGAGAATAAAGGGTATTAACAACTTATCCGGTGCTGTTCTCCGATCTGCAAGTGGTGGAAGCAGGAGTGCAGGAGATAAGAATACCACAAGTAATTCAGGTTCAAGCCATTCCGCTCAGCAGCCAGCTTCAACTAAGATTTATACTGCACCTTCTCTGGACGGTGGGGACGATGAATATAAGAAGCTTATTAGTGGGAAGGTAGATAATAATAAACCATCCTTTGCGTAACAAGCATAAGGGGCTATCTCAACAGTAGTGAATCTACTTAAGGGATAGCTTCTTTTTTTGAGTAAAGGTAAGGATCGATCAAGGGTATAAGCAGCACGATTTAGCTTAACGATGCGGACGGTTGACTAATCAGTAACATAGCTGGCGAATAAACCTGCAAGAATACAATTTTTAATGATACGAGGATGGCTAAATCAATGATTCCT
This window of the Paenibacillus sp. FSL R10-2734 genome carries:
- a CDS encoding oxalate decarboxylase family bicupin encodes the protein MTDAGQDSPRKTNIPQPIRSDGAGGLDKGPRDIMRDLENPDMFVPPVTDAGLVPNLKFSFSDAHMQLNHGGWSREVTVRDLPIATTLAGVNMSLTPGGVRELHWHQQAEWSYMLLGRARITAVDQNGRNFIADVGPGDLWYFPPGIPHSIQGLEEGCEFLLVFDDGSFSDLNTLSISDWFAHTPKEVLSANFGVPAAAFDSIPNEQVYIYQDQVPGSLQSQKVEPPYGEIPQSFKHSLLAQPPLKTPGGSVRIVDSSNFQISKTVAAALVEIEPGGMRELHWHPNNDEWQYYLAGKGRMTVFAGNGVARTFNYRAGDVGYVPFAFGHYIQNTGDDSLWFLEMFKSDRFADVSLNQWMALTPHELVQSNLNVGPEVMNALRKVKWPVVKYPK
- a CDS encoding copper amine oxidase N-terminal domain-containing protein, which produces MNHIKESLQRLGKIRAYVIGLLVILFAAGSAVTPTSVSAAVQLGTQIMPLSYGGYYVLFPGKLAPYFKSGKLMVPIRAFSSAIGAELLYDALTNSVTVSLLDRSVGKIKAGQLEAEFNGETEDSLGIAPEIKDGILFVPASPILEGLKTFRWETQFNNVNKLTLGIGARKGEEWAKPEADRALAPYPVETTAHPYPLYPFVLTQAQAGKDYRLTLGVQNTSGFVIPEGNAELELVSVDRKGNSYHQTLKGPDSLTSKAASLSFSVSIPEEAEYVIFRSRTLRAD
- a CDS encoding tetratricopeptide repeat protein; amino-acid sequence: MTGNEEQRYRFSEAPIWELQRAYYEEQGLKAWNNDQVPQYITSNPMIATAYAEMIFGFLQDRAGQGHLSETVTILELGAGAGRLAFHILKKLCEIIDYAGTPLPPFRYVMSDLPAKNITSWQQHPSLLPFVKKGILDFARFDAVEDTELHLVHAKLSIRPGDLQQPLLLVANYFFDSIPQELIYVDEGKIYECEVSIQYSEEADSDNPSDVLGTIIPQYHYRRAASYEDPTYPYHDVIKLYQQTLEDSHILFPVVGLSCLERLARLSTEGFVLLTADKGDHRIENWQFAEPPMLIHHGSFSLTANYHAIQHMLDQKGAHSLFTAHHYKNLNIGCILMLDAPMSYTNTRLGYKRFIERFGPDDFFSMKEWMDQQLDTMGLQQILAFWRLGGYDAEWFIHSAEQISELLPDASDEEMLDLQRGIQLMWTGYYPMEQSYDLSLDAGLLLYEMDKFEEALVYLERSMHANTEDPLASVLYSMAICNYELGAEAAALEYAHKALAVEPDNEVVLELITALREE
- a CDS encoding glutamine--tRNA ligase/YqeY domain fusion protein, coding for MNNNGPVVIPESYIDRLIQEELEAGTYSRDICTRFPPEPNGYLHIGSAYAIHTNYTTAKKYGGTFNLRFDDTNPLKEDLEYVNAIREDMLWMGYPPDHTFYGSDYSEKIYNSAVMLIRKGKAYVCDLSPEEVTAYRGTLTEPGKNSPYRERSVEENLTLFTEMRNGVYPTGARVLRAKIDMSSPNINLRDPIIYRIIHAEHYRTGNDWCIYPMYDFAHPIQDAIEGITHSLCSIEFKDHRPLYEWVLNELDTPEPPKQREFGRVNITGVVTSKRYIRQLVTGQYVDGWDDPRLPTLRGLRRRGFTPESIRNFVKEIGFVRHSTIVDIAMLEHALRQDLKAKAPSVMAVLKPLKVVITNYPEDQSEWLKIENNSEDKTLGEREVPFSRTLYIEQEDFMEEPPKGYHRLTIGNEVRLKGAYFLKCNEVIKNEATGEILELRCTYDPRTKSGSGFNERKVKATIHWVSAEHAIKADVHLYERLLKDNDGPKEDDEGWDAYLNPDSLTILKDCLLEPSMESALPEDKFQFIRHGFFCVDKKYSTADKLVLNRIVPLKDTWKKNS
- a CDS encoding DUF2933 domain-containing protein; the protein is MNWAWLVTLICPLMMIFMMFGLGGKHGHGHGSRKQASADYQELQKELNDLKMQNEQMRKDIQSLTS
- a CDS encoding Nramp family divalent metal transporter — translated: MLEQTLVEQPHIKQHKNSISAQAVLNGETKGIKRLLPFLGPAFIAAVAYLDPGNFATNITAGSKYGYLLLWVIVASNLMAVLIQALSAKLGIATGKNLPEIAHDRFPKSVSIFLWIQSELVIIATDLAEFIGAALGLYLLFDIPMLPAAMITAVGSFAILELQRRGYRSLEAGIAAMILIVVLAFAFQVIVAKPDMGAVAVGMFTPKFEGVDSILLAAGILGATVMPHAIYLHSSLTQNRIVGVNEAEKKQIFKLEFIDIIIAMIIAGAVNLAMVIVSAALFFKNGLVVEDLDVAFQQFSHLAGPVTAISFGLGLLIAGLSSSSVGTMAGDVVMQGFINKRINLYLRRAITIIPPLAIIGFGVNPTKALVISQVILSFGIAFALVPLVMFTSNRQIMGGLVNRKMTAALGWIISGLVVSLNLFLVYQMFV
- a CDS encoding N-acetylmuramoyl-L-alanine amidase encodes the protein MNKMIGVTLLAACLLGTAAPQPAEAKTTTGGYTAQVYASSLNVRNEPAKNATVVGSIKNGAKVTVTEDQHGWLKVKTGNTSGWVAGYYLKKVNSNSQQTSASRTSVTSNTSTTSTSTSASSRTTKATVTADSLRIRSGPGTQYKVLGSLKAQDTVALLLHQNDWARIRTANGNIGWVAEQYIRSGTSVSSTSSTKSTSRTGNLRGKLIVVDPGHGGSDPGMLGTTYNTMEKDLNLQTAFYVRDALVAKGARVEMTRTREDQKPTLARRVQMSEALNADAFVSIHYNSSPKKVSGTLTFFYSESDDLRLARSIETRLGQGIGLKSNGLSFGDYHILRENRIPATLVELGFLTNPTDEALVRKSSYQKKAAKAIADGVADYFK
- a CDS encoding TIR domain-containing protein, which encodes MTKPKLFIGSSRESIRYARAIHEQLKRDAEVHPWYANAFRANEYTMEALERNLDESDFAVFVFSPDDVAKIRGKFYYVTRDNTGFEMGLFWARLRRSRVFCLVPDQVTARDDLIPGENVEEYHLLSDLSGITSLEYEVHHDNPTAAVDVSCGKIIDSIQERGRFSDPVKDLEQLKMDLRRKESILHFFWQYNSNVTISGDGEKYHALSEAIRNSFLPPKHCRVIGAAIWQAQENERLVQVGGNVGRGHSYSLTVTKENEKQPSVVDAFLSSKWTFFQRTEVAEVYILCYPLGKKYVLSVHFSGSDGLSADGLKAVVGNNQDLFRTINHLVGEDSA